The stretch of DNA GGCCCTATTGTTCGTGTCAGGAGACGACCGCGATGCCAAGGCGGTCGTGGTCGAACGCATCAATTCGACTGGCTTGGTCGCGCTCGACCTTGGCTCTCTCTCGGACGGCGGTGCGATGCAACAGCTCGGCGGCCCTCTATCCGCTGTGGAATTGCACTTCGTCCGCCGGATCGTCCGCCAGAGTTAAGTCTGAGCCGCGGGCAGTGTGCGTCGGCGATAGGTCGCCCGTTCAGGAGGATCCAGGATGAACACTCCCAATTCGGTCTTTGTGCGAGAAGTGGCCCGCATCGACGACCCCGAGTTCGTGTCCGGACAAGCCGCCGGGCATCGCGCGCGCCGTTTGATCGACGCCCCGGACGCTGCGTTCGCCGACCCGTTTGTCCTGATGGCCGAGGATTGGACGTCCGAAGGGGCATTCGCCTTTCACCCGCACTGCGGTATCGAGACGGTCACGTTCGTCATCAAGGGGGCGATCGAGATCGGGTCCGCCGCTGACCCTTTGGAAGCCAGCCAGCTTGGCTGGCTGATGCGGTCGGAGACATCGGGATCATCGGAACTGACCATACGGGCGCAGGGCACCGTCGGCCGCTTCTAAAGATCCAAATCGATTTCGCGAATTGCAGCTTTCCGGCGGAACGGACCTTCACAGGAGGCGCGTGTCGGCCGGCTCGTGCTCATAGTCATTGTGACAGCCATCGTTGACATATTTTATCGACTTGGCGATTTGGTCGGCATCCTGCCCGTTATCGTCCAACGCGGCGATAGACACTGCGTAGAACTTACCAAATCAATCGCGGCTTCAAATGCGACGGCACCGCAATGACAGGAACCTAGGCGGCCCTCTCGACATCGTTGCTTGACGGGCTTGCCAGAATGGCGCTCGCGACAATATGAGCGAGATGATCAGCCCGTGGGGCGAATGAAGGTAAGTCGACGAGCCACCCAAGCGCCGACATCAGGCCAAATAGATCGTCCCCATTCATATCGGCGCGCGCCCGGCCTTCGCCCTGAGCGCGGGCCAATAGCCGCGCGCTCGCGGAGTGCACCGCAGCGCATGAAGCATAAAGGGCGGAATCCGGGTTCGTGTGTGCGGCCGCCATCATTGCGACAACGCCCCTCTGGCCTTGGGCGAATGCTATCCATTCGCGAAACCAAGACAGGAGTGCTTCGTCAGGCCGAGCCGACGTTTCGAGCTCGTCTGCCTTCTGCGTCAGCGCGTCCAGCTTCGTGCACGCCAACGCTTCAAACAAGGCTTCCCGCGTCGGGAAATGACGAAGCAGCGTGGCCAACCCGACATCGGCCCGGCGGGCGATATCACGCATCGACGCATCGACACCATGCTCGGTCATGACCTCACGCGCGACCGTGAGGATGTGGCTGTAGTTTTTTTTTGCGTCGGCTCGCATGGGTTGTCTCTTAACAAATAGACCATTGATCCATATATTGGGATCACTGATCCATATGGTACAGCAGGCCATACGGTTTGGAGAGTACGAGCATCACCCAACTCACGAAGAGACTGCACATGAGCACTATCAGCATCATCGGATCAGGCGGCGCGGCTGCTGCAGTCGGCGGCCTTGCCGCCGCAGCCGGTCACCTCATCAAGGAGCGTTAGCATGCATGTTTTCGTTACTGGCGCGACCGGTCACGTTGGTTCGTACGTCATCCCTGACTTGATCGCAGCTGGCCACGAGGTGACCGGTCTGGCCCGGTCGGACAAGTCCGCGGACGCGGTGTTCGCGCTCGGCGCCAAGGTTCGTCTCGCAGACCTTGCCGACCTCGAAGCGCTCAGGGCGGCGGCTGTGGAATCGGACGGCGTCATCCATCTCGGTTACAGGACTGAACTGCTTGGGTCCGGCGGGATCGTCGCGCTGCGCGATTCGGAGCTGTCGATCGTCCTCGCGTTCGGTGAGGCGCTGGCGGGCACTGGAAAGCCGCTGGTCGTGGCGGGTAGCATCGGCACGCCTACGAATGTCGGCCGCGCGGGCCGCATCGGCGCACCGGTCAGCCTGGGCCGGCCGGCGACCGAGGATGATCCCGACCTTCCCAGCGGTCCCATGGACGAAGGCACTCTGGTGTCTCGCAACGTCATAGAGAACACCGTGGTCGGACTCACTGAGCGGGGCGTGCGCTCCTCGGTGGTGCGCATTCCCCTCATCGTACACAGTTCGAGCGAACGCCTGCAGATGATCGGGCTTTCGAAGGAGAAGGGCTCCGTCGGTTATCCCAGTGAGGGGGGAAATCGTTGGCCTGCCGTGCACATCCGCGATCTTGCCGAAGCCGTTGCCGCTCGCATGGGCCTGCCCGTGGTGAGCATCCCCGCTGACAAACTGATGGTGCCGGGTTGCTTCGGGTCCATGTCGGCGGGGGCCTCGCATCGCGACGATGCCGATCACCGACTTCGTCGGCCTAGCGACATACGGACAACGCGCCGCGTTGCCTCGGTTCATGCAGACCATTTGACAATCGGTTCAGTGATCCATATAATCGGATCAGTGCTCCACAAGGCGTTAGGCATGAGACGAAGCGGAACCGAGCCGCTGCCCGGCAACGAGAAAGAGGGAGTCATGAGACACCCACAAGGAACACGAACATGAGCTTTATCAGCATTATTGGGTCGGGCGGCATGGCTGCGGCGATCGGCGGCCTTGCCGCCAAGGCCGGTCACACCGTCGAGGTGATGAGCCGTGACGCCGCGAAGGCGCAGGCGTTGGCCGAGCAGCTTGGAGCTGGCGCGACTACGGGGACGTTTGGCGTTGCCCCGGCTGGTGACATCGTCATTCTGGCGGTCCCCTACGCCGCCGTTCTCGACATGGTGAAGCAGTACGGCGAAGCGCTGGCAGGCAAACTCCTCATCGATATCACCAACCCCGTTGGCTCCGACCTCAAGAGCTTTGTGACCCCTGAGGACAGTTTCGGCGCGCGGGAGATCATGAATGCCGCGCCTTCGGACGCCGTTGTCGTCAAAGCGTTCAACACCCTGTTTTCCCACGTCCTGGCGGCGGGTCCAGTCGATGGCAGTCCTTTGGACGTGTTCATCGCCGGGGACGATGCGCAGGCGAAGGCGCGCGTCTCGGCTTTCATCGAGAGCCTCGGATTGCGTCCGATGGATACCGGACAGCTGTCCATGGCGCTGCCGCTGGAGCACGCCTGCCTGCTGTCGCTGGGGCTCCTCGCCCACTGCGTCAAACAAACCAACTTCTCGATCGGCGTCAACCTCCTCGGCTGAGGACACGCGCCATCCCTTCTCGCATCCCATCACCCACAAGGAACAACATCATGCACGTATTCGTTGCCGGCGGGACCGGCCATTCCGGTCCATATATCATTTCCGACCTCATCGCAGCCGGTCACGAGGTCACTGCGCTTGCCCGGTCGGACAAGTCCGCAGAGGCAGTGTCCGCGCTTGGCGCCAAGGTGCGTCGCGGCGACCTCGATGATCTCGACGGGCTAAAAGCGGCGGCCGCAAACGCCGACGGCGTCATCCACGTCGCACACCGGCAAGACCTGCTTCCCACCGGAGGCCTCGACGCGGTGGCTGCCGCGGAGCAAAAGATCATGCTCGCATACGGTGAGGCTCTGAAGGGGACCGGAAAGCCGCTGGTCACGTCGGGGAGCATCGGCTCGCCGGGTTGGGAACATCTTGGCCGTCCAGCCACCGAGGAGGATCCCACCCTCTCTGGCGGCGAGAAGTTCAAGGGCACCTTGCGAGTTCGTAACATCGTCGAAACGACTGTGCTCGGTCTCGCCAAGCAAGGCGTGCGGTCCTCGGTCGTGCGAATTCCTACCATCATGCACAGCACGACCGACAACGCAGGCTTCCTCCCGATACTGATCGGGCTTGCGAAGGAGAAGGGCGTCGTCGGCTATCCCGGCGACGGCAAGAACAAGTGGTCGGCCGTGCACGCCCGCGACCTCGCCGCGGTGTTCCGTCTGGCGCTGGAGAAGAGCCCCGCCGGCAGGAATTGGCATGCGGTTGCCGACGAGGCTGTTCCGTTCCGCGAGATCGCCGAAGCCATCGGCAGCCGCTTGAACCTGCCGGCCGTGCCGATTCCCGCGGATGAGCTGATGCTGCCGGGCTTTTTCGGGTTCCTCGCGAATCTGGTCAAGCTGGACGTCGCCGCGTCGAGCGCCATCACCCGCCACACCCTCGGCTGGGAACCCACTCAGCCCGGCCTGATCGCCGATCTGGACAACGGCCATTACTTCCCCGCCAGCTAAGTTCGGCTGAGACAGAACGCCGGGCCGCAACCGCCCCGGCCGAACGCGAAATCGCGATGCCGTGAAGTATTCGGACAGGTGTCGATCTGCCATTGGCATGACGAATGACGCGCGCGGATCGGCGCACAAGCAATATCAAGCAGGGGACGCCTCGTAAATACTACGAGCAATACCCAAACTCACAAGGAAACTGCACATGACTACTATCAGCATCATTGGCTCTGGAACCATGGCCACGGCGGTAGCCGGCCGTGTCGCCAAGGCAGGACACGCCGTCGAGGTGATTAACCGCAACGCTGCGAAGGCGCAGGCACTAGCCGCCAAGCTCGAGGCGGGAGCGACCACGGGGACTTATGGCGCAGCACCGGCGGGCGACATCGTCATCCTCGCGGTGCCTTACGGCAGTGTGGCCACGGTGGTGGCCGACTTTGGCGACGCCCTCGACGGCAAGGTGATCATCGATCTCGCCAATCCCGTCAACGCCGACATGACGGGACTTGTCACCCCTGCTGGCAGTTCCGGTGCGCAGGAGACCGCCAAGCGCCTTCCCGAAGGCGCTCACGTCGTGAAGGCGTTCAACACCATCTTCGGTCACGTGCTCGCCAAGGGCGGACGCATCGACGCCTTTATCGCAGCAGACGATGCGCAGGCGAAGGCGCGCGTCTCGACCTTCCTTGAAAGCCTCGGACTGCGTCCGTTGGATGTCGGCGGCCTGAACATGGCCCAGACGCTTGAGGCGCTCGGCCTGATGATGATCGGCCTCGCCAAGAACGGTGCCGGCTCCTGGAACATCGCCATGAACATCAATATTGGATGAAAGGGCAATTTCCGTCACTCGGGCAGGTTGTCGGCAGCACTAGAAATTCCCGCCGGAAGCATCCGAGCAACTCTGCTTTGGCTTGTTCGCGCACCGACAAATTCATGCGACGTAACGCGTTCGTTGACGCACAGACGACCGGTTCGGTTCACCCTATCTTCCGGTCAAGAGTCGTTTGGCTTGGAAGCTGCGATGGTCGAAACGACGTATGCAACTGCAAACGGGGGCGGCGGTCGCCGTGCGCATGCTAGGGCAAGGTGTCTTGCTTGGCGAAGATGCTCGCCATTTCCGCCGCGTGGTCGGTTCCCCAGGTGCACAGCGGGACGATCGCTTCGGCCAGGCTGCGACCGAGCGGGGTCAGCGTGTAGTCGACACGCGGCGGCACTTCCTTGTAGTCGGTCCGCGCCAGCACGCGATCGGCCTCAAGATCCTTCAATTGCTGGATCAGCACCTTATCGCTGACGCCCGGGATCAAGCGCTTGAGCTCGCCGTAGCGCTTCGGGCCGTCGCGCAGGAAGAACAGGACCAGCGGTTTCCACTTGCCCGAGATGATGCGCAGCGTTGCGTTGAGCCCGCAGCCTGTGTCGCAGATTTCAGTAGATGTCGTCATTCTTTTTATACTTACCTAAATGTGCATACTTGTTCTTAGGTTATCAAGTCCATATATTCATCGTCAAGGAAGCAATTCCCTGCTTCCTTACAACTCCAACGAAGGATAAATGACATGAATAGACTGAATGGAAAGACCGCCGTGATCACCGGTGGCGCCACCGGCATCGGCCTCGCTGCGGCCAAGCGCTTCATCGAGGAAGGTGCGTTCGTCTTCATCTACGGCCGCCGGCAGGAGGCGCTCGACGCCGCCATCGCAGAACTCGGGCCCAATGCCCGCGCGGTAAAGGGCTCGGTCTCCGATGAGGGCGACCTCGAAAAGCTCTACGCGGCGGTGAAGGCCGAGCGCGGAACGCTCGACATCGTCTTCGCCAATGCCGGGGCGGGAAGCCAGGCTAAGCTCGGCGAGATCACCGCTGCGCACATTGACGAAACCTTCGACACCAATGTGAAGGGCACGATCTTCACGGTCCAGAAAGCGCTGCCGCTGATGGGCAAGGGTGGTTCGATCATCCTGACCGGATCGAGCGCCGGCACCACAGGCGCCCCGACCATGAGCGCCTACAGCGCAAGCAAGGCGGCAGTGCGCAACCTCGCGCGGACCTGGGCGGAGGACCTGAAGGGCACCGGCATCCGGGTCAACGTGTTGTCCCCCGGGGCGACGGCGACCGAACTCGCGAAGGCAGCGCTGGGCGAAGAGGGTCAGAAAGTCTACGCCGCGATGACTCCGCTCCAGCGCATGGCCGATCCGTCCGAGATCGCGGCGGCAGCTGCCTTTCTCGCGTCGTCGGACAGCAGCTTCATGACCGCCAGCGAGGTCGCCGTCGACGGCGGCTTGGCGCAACTCTGACGCGCTCCCTTACAGCGCTTCATTCGATTGGGGTCAGCTGATCTTCAAGGACTTGGTCAAGTTCAACTGACGGATCATGTAATGGAAACGGAGAGCACGATGAGCATCGAAGCAAATGTCCAGACGGTGAAGGATTTCTTCGCCGCGGTCGGCCGTGGCGACAGTGAACGTCTGCGGGCGCTGGTCGCCGAAGACATCGAGTGGATCATCCCGGGCGAGGACTGGCCATTGGCCGGAACACGCCACGGGCACGCGGGGCTGGCGGACTTGCTTGAGACCGCATCCAAGTCGATAGAAACGTCCACGGAACCCCGGGAGTTCATAGCGCAAGGAGACAGGGTCCTGGTCGTCGGCTTCGCCAGGGGCAAGATCAAAGCAACGAACAAGACGTTCGAGGACAACTGGATCTTCGCCATCACGGTCCGGGACGGCCGGCTAACGAGCATCCGGGAGTACATCGACACGCAGGCGCTGGCTCGGGCCTCGGAGATGGACGCGTCCGGGCTGGCGTAGCGCTGGCCATTTGTGGCCCTCGGGTCGGGATAGACGGTGCAGCAGCCGTGGATTTCCCCTCGCACGCCGCGCACTTTTACGACCCCCAACCGCAAAGGAGATCCCGATGTACGACCAATCCAAGTTATCCGAGTTAATCCGGTTCGCACGAGTCGATGCGGGCTCCACCATCATCGACGTTTACCCAGGTGACGGCGACTGGACCCGTCTCTTCTCGGATGTCGTGGGACCCGAAGGACGGGTCTACAGCTTCGTGCCGGCCGAAGTCGCCCACTTCAATAACGATCCGGTCGGCCGCATGCGAACGCTTGCGAGGGAACCGGGCCGAGAGAACGTGGAAGCCGTTTCGGCGGACCTCGTGGCGATTCCGGAGGTCATGCAACAAGCGGATGTTCTTTGGATGCATCTGTTCTACCATGATCTCCACACCGCACTGATCCAGACCAAGGGCGCGACGGCGGCCGACTTCAACCGAGCCGTCTACGAGCGGCTAAAGCCCGGCGGGTCCTACGTCATCGTCGACCATGCCGCCGCCGCCGGGGCAGGCACGAGCGACGCCCAATCGTTGCATCGGATCGACCCTGCGTCTGTCCGCGAGGAGGTGGAGGCAGCCGGCTTCGTGCTTGATGCGCAAAGCACCTTGCTCGCGAACAAGGACGATCCTCACTCGATCAAGGTGTTCGACTCCTTGATCAAGGGAGAGACCGATCGCTTTGCCTATCGGTTCGTGAAGCACTGACAGATCCCGACCCCGACTTCGCCAATGGAGCTACGTCACCTTCGATGTTTCATCGCGGTCGGCGAGGAGCTTCATTTCGCGCGTGCCGCTGAACGGCTACACATCGAGCAGTCACCGCTGTCGCATGCGATAAAGGAATTGGAAGAAGACCTGGGCGTCAAGTTGTTTGTTCGCACGACGCGCAGCACACGGCTGACTCGTGCAGGAAAGCGGTTTCAGGAGCATGTGCCGCGTGTGCTCACCGCTTTACAGCAGGCCTGCGACAGTGTGAAGGCTGTCGCGGCGGGCTACCATGGCCTGCGCTATCGGACAGCGTTTCACAGGGCCGATTGACCGCCTTGCTGGCCTTGTGCCGGGAACAAGAATCAGAGGTGGATATCCGCCTGTACGAGGTGTCCTTCGCACAGCAGGTGAAGGGCTTGTCCGGTGACTTGTACGATGCGGGCTTCGCTCAGTGTGCTGACGTCGATGACGGTCTCATCGCAATTCCTGTGCGGCAGGAGCGGCAACTATCGCGGCTTTCCTTCAGGGAGTAGCCTTGCTTTTCTAATTGTCGTTCTGCAAGAAGGACGAGTCGGCAAACATGTGCTTTTTTGCCCGCCTCGCCAGGCGCCAGGCTGAGTCGACATGCATTTTTAAGATTGGGGGCTGTGCAAGCGAACGCAGCCCCGCCCCGGTTGTTACCAACTCAGCGTTATTGTTATTCGCAATGCGCCAAATAGATGCGTAAAGTAACATCCTACGTGTGCGGTCAATAAGCTCGATCTGCGGACTCTGTAGTACAGGGTGTATGGCTTGTGGCCCATGACTCGATCAAGTCCTATAGCGAGAGTCGAATGAAAGATCAAAAAAACATCGACAATGCGCTACCCGGTTCTGCACAAGCGCCGGCCGCCTATGACGCGCTCACCGATTTGCCCAACCGGGCAATGGTCCTGCGGGAGGGGCAAAGGCTTCTGGCCGAGTTCCAGCGTGCCGCTACGCATCTTTCTTTGCTGCTGATCGGTCTGGACGGACTCTCATCGGTCGGGATAACGTTGACCGACCCCTTGAGCGATGTGGCGATCCAGCAAGTCGTCGGGTGTCTGAAAAATTCCTTCCGCGATATGGATTTTCTAGGGCGCGCCGGCGATCGCGTGTTCGTGGCCCTTGTGCGCCATGAGGACCCCCGGCACATTACGGCGATCGCGGCGCGTATTGCGCACATGCTGAACGAACCGTTCTCGGGCATGGGCCAGAACATTCCGGGTGGCGCGGTGCGCGCGCGCCTGGGCGTGGCCACTTATCCCCAAAACGGGGCCGATATCCAGGCGCTGCTCGCGCATGCGCAAGCCGCAATGCGCCATGCCCAGAACGCGGGAGACGGCCAGCCCGGCTTACAGGGCAGCGATTCCAGCCAGGGTCTGGATGAAGGCACGGGCCAGGTTCTTACGAACATCGAACCGAATGCCGCAGGGCGCGAACCCGCCTCGAAGCGGTCTGCGCTGTATGGCGGCAGCGTCTCCCGCAGCCTGGCATCACTGACCGCGACCCTGCGGCCACACATGGACGCCATCGTCGACGACTTTTACGGCCGGCTCAGTCAGATGCCTGGCGCCCAGGACATCATCAACAGCCTGTCTCAGGACGAACTCTCACACCTGAAGGGCAAGCAAAAAGACAATATCCTGATGCTTTGCTCCCCGGTTCTGACGGAGCGAGAGCATGAGGCCACTGCCCTGAGGCTGGGACGCATGCATGCCATGACCGGCCTGGACCGGGCCATACTTGCCGATAGCCATGAAACGCTGCAGAGCATCATCCTCGATTATGTCGATGCGTCATGGCACTCACGGGCGCTTTCGATACTTTACCGCCGGCTCCTGAAGGAGCTTGCGTGGCAATTGCACGCCGTGCAGGATCTTCAGCAGTCCCATCAGCGTATCTTGCAAGAGATCAACGCGCTTTCATGGAATGCCAGGAGTTATCTCGATCTCATCACCCAGGCGACCGATGTCCTGGCGCTGAGCGAGGGCATCCTGGGGTGCGTCCTCATGCGTCCGGACGATAGTGGCCTGCTCATGCTCGAAGCGCTGGCCGGCAATGCGGTTCATGATGTTTTCGAAAGCGTCCAGGCACAGCAAAAGACCTGGCTGTGGGCGGGCGAGGATCCGACCAAGCCGGGGCCGACCCACAGGGCCTGGCATACCAGGCAGATCGAACGCTGCCTGAATTACGCGACGGACGCGTCGGTGGCGCATTGGGCCCCCTTGATCCGAGGCACGGCGATCCGTTCGAGCGTCACGCTTCCGCTGGTCATCTCCCAGGACCGCGATCCCATAGCCCTGCTTGCCCTGTATGCAAAGTTTCCGGGCGGATTTTCTTCGCGCGAACAGAAGGCGTTCCTGGTTCAGGTGCAGTCTTTGCTGGTCTTCGGCATCAACCGGCTGGAGAGCTGGAGCGGCGTGACGCACACCGTTCCCTACTTCGTAAGGCGCCGCTGGCATGCCCTGCTGGAGGATACCGGCCTCGAAATGCACTATCAGCCCATCGTCGAACTGAAAACGAACCGCACCACCAAAGTCGAAGCGCTGGCACGGCTGCGCGACGGGAGCCGGTTGCTCACCCCCGCGCAATTTTTTCCCGCACTGTCGATGGAAGACTTCTTCCATCTGTATGTGCGTGGCCTGAATCAGGCCTTGAGGCAGCGCGTCCAATGGCGTGCGCAAGGTTTGGAACTGGACATTGCCGTCAATTTGCCGGCAGCCGGGCTGACCGATGCCAGATACGTCCAAGCGACGCGCGAGGCCTTGAAAACCCACGCCTGCCCGCCGGCTGCGCTCACCCTGGAAGTGCTCGAGACCGAAGAGCTCGCGCCGAACGTCGACTTGATCGAAGCGCTTGGCCACTACCTGAACCTTGGGGTGATGCTTGCCGAGGACGACCTGGGGTCCGGCTACAGCAGTCTCTCGCGTTTGCGGGAAATTCCTTTCCAGATCGTCAAAATCGACCGCAGTCTCATCCATCAGGTCAGGCAGGACGCGTTCAATGCGCTTCGCTTTGTCTATCAACTGACCCGGTTGGGCCACAACCTGGGCAAAAAGGTCGTTGTCGAGGGTGTCGAAGACGAAGGCATGCTTCGGGCGATTGCGCTGCTGGATACGGACTATGTGCAAGGCTATGTGGTCGCCAGGCCGATGCCGGCCGATGCCTTGCCCGACTGGCTGGCCTCATCGCGCAGTCCCTTGCCCGTTTGCAGCGACAATGTCCGCGCGGATAACCCCATGGTCAAGCTGGCGTGCCTGCTGACCTGGGAGGAGGAACTGCACCTGCTGCTGGAAGGCACCTGTCCGCCGCTGCCCACGGACGACGCCCGGCTTTGCGACATGCGAAACTTGATCATGTCTATGCCCATTTCGGACTCCGGTGCGGTTCAGGCCAAGAACCAGCTGTTTGCCAATGCCCTGGATGACGGTCTGCGCAGCATGGCTTACGTCCAAGCCCGCGAAGAGCTGATCATCATGATTTTCAACGCCTGTCCGGACAGGCCGCCAGTATGAGCGAGGCGATGCCTCGTTCGCTCAAGCACTTCATTTTCTGCCCCTGAGAGCATCATGCGAATTAATCTTCCCGTTACGCAAAACGAATACGTCTTTCCCGCTGACCAGACGCTGATCTCCATTACGGACCTAAAAGGCCGCATCACCTATTGCAATTCCAACTTCGCGACCGTCAGCGGGTACGCCCAGGACGAGCTGCTGGGGCAGCCGCACAATCTGGTGCGTCACCCGGACATGCCCGCCGAGGCATACCGCGATATGTGGGATACGATCGAATCCGGACGTCCGTGGACCGCCCTGGTCAAGAACCGGCGCAAGAACGGCGACTACTACTGGGTGCGGGCCAATGCCACGCCCATGCGCGACGGCGAGAAAATCGTCGGCTATCTCTCCGTGCGCAGCCATGCGCCGAAAGCGCAAACCGAGCTGGCTGAAAAGCTGTACGCCAGGATGCGGCGCGACCTCGAGCGCGGCCGTCTCGTGCATGTTCTGCATCGCGGCGAGTTGGTCGTCAAGACACCGTGGGGCCGTCTCAAACGCATGCTGGCCCTGGGTTTGCGCGGAAAATTCGTTCTGACCACGCTGGCTGCGGCGGCGGTTCCGGTCGCGCTGGTGTTCATGCAGTCTCCCGCGTGGGTCTGTGCCGTCACCGGATTGCTTGCCGCGCTAGCCATGGCGATGGTGCAGATCAGCATGGTCGCGCGGCCACTGCGCAACATACTCGGCATTACCAATCAGCTGGCCGCCGGCGATCTGTCCAATCCCATCGAGGTCAGCGGCAAGGGTCAATTCGCGCAAATCCAGCTTGCCCTGGCACAAATGGCGCTATCCATACGCACCGCTGTCCGCGATGTGCAGGACGAGGTGATCAACCTGCGCAGCGGTACGCGCGAAATCTCCGCGGGCAACCAGGACATGTCCTCGCGTACCGAATCGCAAGCCAGCAGTCTGGAGGAAACCGCGGCCGCCATGGATCAGATCAACGGTACGGTGCAGAACACCGCGGCGCTCGCCGAGGAGGGAACATCTCTGGCGCGCGACACCAGCATGGTGGTCACGCGCAGCCATGAGGCCGTCGAAAACGTCGTCGATACCATGAAGAGCATCAATCAGGCCTCCAACCGCATCGGCGACATCATTCAGGTAATCGAAGGCGTGGCGTTCCAGACCAATATCCTGGCCCTGAACGCGGCGGTCGAGGCCGCGCGCGCCGGCGAGCAGGGCAAGGGCTTTGCCGTCGTGGCCGGCGAGGTGCGCGCCCTGGCGCACCGCACGACCCAGGCGGCCAAGGAGATCAAGACACTGATCGAAGAGTCCGCCCAGTGGGTGACCGTCGGCGACCAGCGTACCGAGCAGGCGCGCCAGCGCATGAACGAAGTGATGGAGTCGGTCCAGCGCGTCATGAGTCTGCTCGAACAGATCAACACGGCCTGCAAGGAACAATCCCTTGGCGTGTCCCAGGTCAACGCGGCCGTCACGCAGCTCGACGATATTACCCAGCAAAACGCGGCCATGGTCGAGCAACTGGCCGCGTCGGCCTCCTCGCTGGACGATCAGGTGAACCAGGTGCACGACGCCATACGCGTGTTCCACCTGAGTGCCCAGGACGTGAGCCTGGCACAGGCCGATGCGGTCCAGTTGCGCCGCCAGCACCGCGGCAACCCATCGGAACCCACGCGGGTTCCGGCCAAGCGGCTTGCGCTGACGCAATAGGCCGATTCGATCCGTCGCCGGCATACCGGGAAAGTCGGCTCTTTCTCCGATCCGCCGCGTCGATTCTTCGGCGCGGCGAGCCTGCGCTCGCTTAGCAAGGGGAAACTCGCCCGGATCGGGCTTGTGCTGGCGCAGAGGGCGCTGTTGGCGCATATGGCTGTGCGCGACGTGCGTGACGAGGTGGAGAATTTGCGTCAAAGCACTCAGGCCATCGCGGTCGGCAACCAGGATATGTCCGCGCGCACGCAATCGCAGGCCCGCAGCCTGGAGCAGGCTGCGGCGGCCCTGGATCAGGTCAACGGCACTGTGCAGAGCGCAGCCGCGCCGGCCGGCGAAGGCGCGACACTGGCGCGCGACACGCGTGTGGTGGTCGATCGCGGCAAGGAGGCGGTGCAGAACATGGTGCGGGCGATGATGAGCATCAACGAGGCGTTGCACCGCATGGGCGGCATCATCGCCAAGGCTGGCCGCATGCCTGCGGCGTGCGTGCCCGGCGTTGCGGATCCCTCGAGCGCTTGATCGACTCCCGACGAATCGGGTACAACACGAGGCGATCAAAA from Bordetella sp. FB-8 encodes:
- a CDS encoding EAL domain-containing protein produces the protein MKDQKNIDNALPGSAQAPAAYDALTDLPNRAMVLREGQRLLAEFQRAATHLSLLLIGLDGLSSVGITLTDPLSDVAIQQVVGCLKNSFRDMDFLGRAGDRVFVALVRHEDPRHITAIAARIAHMLNEPFSGMGQNIPGGAVRARLGVATYPQNGADIQALLAHAQAAMRHAQNAGDGQPGLQGSDSSQGLDEGTGQVLTNIEPNAAGREPASKRSALYGGSVSRSLASLTATLRPHMDAIVDDFYGRLSQMPGAQDIINSLSQDELSHLKGKQKDNILMLCSPVLTEREHEATALRLGRMHAMTGLDRAILADSHETLQSIILDYVDASWHSRALSILYRRLLKELAWQLHAVQDLQQSHQRILQEINALSWNARSYLDLITQATDVLALSEGILGCVLMRPDDSGLLMLEALAGNAVHDVFESVQAQQKTWLWAGEDPTKPGPTHRAWHTRQIERCLNYATDASVAHWAPLIRGTAIRSSVTLPLVISQDRDPIALLALYAKFPGGFSSREQKAFLVQVQSLLVFGINRLESWSGVTHTVPYFVRRRWHALLEDTGLEMHYQPIVELKTNRTTKVEALARLRDGSRLLTPAQFFPALSMEDFFHLYVRGLNQALRQRVQWRAQGLELDIAVNLPAAGLTDARYVQATREALKTHACPPAALTLEVLETEELAPNVDLIEALGHYLNLGVMLAEDDLGSGYSSLSRLREIPFQIVKIDRSLIHQVRQDAFNALRFVYQLTRLGHNLGKKVVVEGVEDEGMLRAIALLDTDYVQGYVVARPMPADALPDWLASSRSPLPVCSDNVRADNPMVKLACLLTWEEELHLLLEGTCPPLPTDDARLCDMRNLIMSMPISDSGAVQAKNQLFANALDDGLRSMAYVQAREELIIMIFNACPDRPPV
- a CDS encoding PAS domain-containing methyl-accepting chemotaxis protein → MRINLPVTQNEYVFPADQTLISITDLKGRITYCNSNFATVSGYAQDELLGQPHNLVRHPDMPAEAYRDMWDTIESGRPWTALVKNRRKNGDYYWVRANATPMRDGEKIVGYLSVRSHAPKAQTELAEKLYARMRRDLERGRLVHVLHRGELVVKTPWGRLKRMLALGLRGKFVLTTLAAAAVPVALVFMQSPAWVCAVTGLLAALAMAMVQISMVARPLRNILGITNQLAAGDLSNPIEVSGKGQFAQIQLALAQMALSIRTAVRDVQDEVINLRSGTREISAGNQDMSSRTESQASSLEETAAAMDQINGTVQNTAALAEEGTSLARDTSMVVTRSHEAVENVVDTMKSINQASNRIGDIIQVIEGVAFQTNILALNAAVEAARAGEQGKGFAVVAGEVRALAHRTTQAAKEIKTLIEESAQWVTVGDQRTEQARQRMNEVMESVQRVMSLLEQINTACKEQSLGVSQVNAAVTQLDDITQQNAAMVEQLAASASSLDDQVNQVHDAIRVFHLSAQDVSLAQADAVQLRRQHRGNPSEPTRVPAKRLALTQ